A single window of Serinus canaria isolate serCan28SL12 chromosome 14, serCan2020, whole genome shotgun sequence DNA harbors:
- the AQP8 gene encoding aquaporin-8 has protein sequence MEPEAQPSPVPCFERRLQPCLAELLGTALFSFTGCLALLEDPGGTGRLQPALAHGLALAVTVAVLGDISGGHFNPAVSLAVCLLGGLHITMLIPYWLCQLCGGVIGAGLAKAVAPSERFGNASGGALVGSAAGEQLPAVLAAEILLSSFLLLVVCMGAVNGRTSTPLAPLCIGLTVTAGILAGGGVSGACMNPARAFGPALVANCWNYHWVYWVGPMVAALLVVGLVRLLLGDQATRLLLK, from the exons ATGGAGCCCGAGGCCCAGCCCTCCCCCGTGCCCTGCTTCGAGCGCcgcctgcagccctgcctggccgagctgctgggcactgccctctTCTCCTTCACGggctgcctggccctgctggaggaCCCGGGGGGCACGGGCCGGCTGCAGCCCGCCCTGGCACACGGGCTGGCCCTGGCTGTCACCGTGGCCGTGCTGGGGGACATCAG CGGAGGCCACTTCAACCCCGCCGTGTCCCTGGCCGTGTGCCTGCTCGGGGGGCTGCACATCACTATGCTCATCCCCTactggctgtgccagctctgcgGAGGGGTCATCGGAGCTGGCCTGGCAAAG GCGGTGGCACCGAGCGAGCGCTTCGGCAACGCCAGCGGCGGAGCCTTGGTGGGCAGCGCGGCCGGAGAGCAGCTCCCCGCCGTCCTGGCGGCTGAgatcctgctcagctccttcctgctcctggtgGTCTGCATGGGAGCCGTCAACGGCAGGACCAGCACCCCGCTGGCCCCGCTCTGCATCGGCCTCACCGTCACCGCCGGCATCCTGGCGGG GGGCGGCGTGTCGGGAGCCTGCATGAACCCAGCCCGAGCCTTCGGGCCAGCTCTGGTGGCAAACTGCTGGAACTACCACTGGGTCTACTGGGTAGGGCCCATGGTGGCCGCGCTCCTCGTCGTGGGGCTGGTGAG GCTCCTGCTGGGTGACCAGGCCACCCGCCTGCTCCTGAAGTGA